The Panacibacter microcysteis genome includes a window with the following:
- a CDS encoding SDR family oxidoreductase: MKILLTGATGYIAQRLLPELLADGHFVYCCVRDKARFDLHRFNNPNVAVVEVDLLKEETLQHIPADIEVAYYLVHSMSGSTDFSNQEAQSAQHFKARMNTIQVRQVIYLTGIVNEKSLSKHLASRLEVEKILASGDYAHTILRAGIIVGSGSASFEIIRDLVEKLPVMITPRWLNTKTQPIAIRDVVAYLKGVIGLEEAYNKGFDISSGETMTYKEMLLQFAEARKLKRKIFVLPVLTPKLSSYWLYFVTSTSYTLAKNLVDSMKVEVIGKPNTLAQTIGITPTPYKKAIELAFMKIENDQVLSSWKDAQSSELLYKGLTTHLTVPKEGTLSDKRKQKVADINRTLEKLWRIGGNTGWYYGEWLWEFRGFLDKLFGGVGLRRGRRSPTQIYPGDSLDFWRVMIASKADKRLLLYAEMKLPGEAWLEFCINKDGELVQTATFRPLGLKGRLYWYSVLPFHGFIFKGMLNALCK, translated from the coding sequence TTGAAAATACTCCTCACAGGTGCTACGGGTTATATAGCGCAGCGGTTGTTGCCCGAACTTTTGGCTGATGGTCATTTTGTGTATTGCTGTGTGCGTGATAAGGCGCGGTTCGATCTGCATCGTTTCAATAATCCGAATGTAGCTGTTGTGGAAGTTGATCTGCTGAAGGAGGAAACACTTCAGCATATTCCTGCAGACATAGAGGTGGCTTACTACCTTGTGCATTCCATGTCTGGCAGCACAGATTTTTCTAACCAGGAAGCACAATCGGCGCAGCATTTTAAAGCACGTATGAATACTATACAGGTGCGGCAGGTAATTTACCTTACGGGCATTGTAAATGAAAAAAGTCTTTCTAAACATCTTGCATCAAGACTGGAGGTAGAGAAAATCCTTGCATCGGGAGATTATGCGCATACCATTTTAAGGGCAGGCATCATTGTAGGTTCGGGCAGTGCTTCTTTCGAGATCATACGCGACCTGGTAGAGAAATTGCCTGTCATGATTACGCCACGCTGGCTAAATACCAAAACGCAACCCATTGCCATACGCGATGTTGTTGCATACCTCAAAGGCGTTATCGGTCTTGAAGAAGCATACAATAAAGGCTTCGATATCAGCAGTGGCGAAACGATGACGTATAAAGAAATGTTGCTGCAGTTTGCAGAAGCACGTAAACTGAAACGCAAAATTTTTGTACTGCCGGTACTTACGCCAAAGCTGTCATCTTACTGGTTATATTTCGTTACATCTACCAGTTATACGCTGGCAAAAAACCTGGTAGATAGTATGAAGGTTGAAGTGATCGGCAAGCCGAATACGTTGGCGCAAACGATTGGTATTACGCCCACACCTTATAAAAAAGCGATTGAACTGGCATTTATGAAGATCGAGAATGACCAGGTTTTGTCAAGCTGGAAAGATGCGCAAAGCAGCGAGCTGTTATACAAGGGGCTCACCACACATTTAACAGTGCCCAAAGAGGGTACGCTGAGCGATAAGCGCAAACAGAAAGTGGCAGATATAAACCGCACGCTGGAAAAACTTTGGCGCATTGGCGGCAATACAGGCTGGTACTACGGCGAATGGTTATGGGAGTTTCGCGGGTTCCTGGATAAGCTTTTTGGCGGTGTGGGCTTGCGCAGGGGCAGGCGCAGCCCCACGCAGATATACCCCGGAGATTCACTCGATTTCTGGCGTGTAATGATCGCCAGCAAGGCAGACAAGCGGCTGTTGCTGTATGCAGAAATGAAATTGCCCGGTGAGGCCTGGCTGGAATTCTGTATTAACAAAGATGGAGAGCTGGTGCAAACGGCAACCTTCAGACCACTGGGTTTAAAAGGCCGGTTGTACTGGTATAGCGTGTTGCCATTTCATGGGTTTATTTTTAAAGGCATGCTGAATGCATTGTGCAAATAA
- a CDS encoding aspartate kinase yields MKFGGTSVGKPERMHQVAQLITRDDEPKIVVLSALSGTTNALVSISDSLAHSDRDAAKRKIDELEAHYRNFVQTLVQTADAQARANAIVTEHFEFLNIILKISFSDALNKDILAQGELMSTKLFCVYLEENNIDHLLLPALEFMSIDANEEPQVGSIKVKLSQLVQQNSHKKLFITQGYICRNARGEVDNLKRGGSDYTASLIAAAINASVCEIWTDIDGMHNNDPRIVDKTLPVETLSFDEAAELAYFGAKILHPACIWPAQHYNVPVKLLNTMQPEAKGTTIQEDANKAGAKAVAAKDGIIAIKIKSSRMLLAYGFLRKIFEVFEKYRTSIDMITTSEVAVSVTIDSDANLDAIVKELEPFGTVEVDKDQTIVSVVGNDIAQTPDVMTKVFEAISTIPLRMVSYGGSNNNVSLLVPAQYKKQTLQLINKGVFGL; encoded by the coding sequence ATGAAGTTTGGCGGCACCAGTGTTGGAAAGCCGGAACGTATGCACCAGGTAGCACAACTGATAACCAGGGACGATGAACCAAAGATCGTTGTGCTGAGCGCTTTAAGCGGTACAACGAATGCGCTGGTATCTATCAGTGATAGTCTTGCACACAGCGACAGGGATGCAGCCAAACGAAAGATTGATGAGCTGGAAGCGCATTACAGGAACTTTGTACAAACACTTGTACAAACAGCAGATGCACAAGCCAGGGCAAATGCCATCGTTACGGAGCATTTTGAATTCCTCAATATTATTCTGAAGATCTCTTTCAGTGATGCTTTGAATAAAGACATTCTTGCGCAGGGTGAACTGATGAGCACAAAGCTTTTCTGTGTTTACCTGGAAGAAAACAACATTGATCACCTGTTGCTGCCGGCACTGGAATTTATGAGCATAGATGCCAATGAAGAACCACAGGTGGGCAGCATTAAAGTAAAGCTGAGCCAGTTGGTGCAGCAGAACAGCCACAAAAAACTGTTTATAACGCAGGGTTATATTTGTCGCAATGCAAGGGGTGAGGTGGACAATTTAAAACGTGGCGGCAGCGACTATACAGCTTCTCTTATTGCTGCAGCAATTAATGCCAGTGTTTGCGAGATATGGACAGACATTGATGGCATGCACAACAATGATCCGCGTATTGTAGATAAGACATTGCCTGTAGAAACTTTAAGTTTTGATGAGGCTGCAGAGCTTGCATACTTTGGTGCAAAAATTTTACACCCTGCCTGCATATGGCCGGCACAGCATTACAATGTGCCCGTAAAACTGTTAAACACCATGCAGCCGGAAGCCAAAGGCACCACCATACAGGAAGATGCCAACAAGGCCGGTGCAAAAGCTGTAGCTGCAAAAGATGGCATCATTGCCATCAAGATCAAGAGCAGCCGCATGCTGCTGGCGTATGGCTTTTTGCGTAAAATATTTGAAGTGTTTGAAAAATACCGCACTTCGATTGATATGATCACCACCTCTGAGGTAGCCGTAAGTGTAACAATCGACAGCGACGCCAACCTTGACGCCATTGTAAAAGAACTGGAACCATTTGGCACGGTAGAAGTAGATAAAGACCAGACAATCGTTTCTGTTGTTGGTAATGATATTGCACAAACGCCGGATGTGATGACCAAAGTGTTTGAGGCCATCAGCACAATACCGCTGCGCATGGTAAGCTACGGTGGCAGTAACAACAACGTTTCATTACTGGTGCCTGCACAGTATAAAAAGCAAACGTTGCAACTGATCAATAAAGGTGTGTTCGGGTTGTAG
- a CDS encoding DUF3592 domain-containing protein: MIAFLIFKLLIYIFLICLLFYFFVFTTVRKLARRRKIRTQGEKALASVVDYKIAKDSDRVRSYFPVLQFRTKDDAVVTVQSQKSRTEKYPEGHMVTLYYMRSDPSKFYISGLVPFIKIAGIMLGGCGVIVLSIEIFRTIRQIIANF, translated from the coding sequence ATGATCGCGTTTCTCATTTTCAAGTTGCTTATTTATATTTTTCTTATCTGTTTATTGTTCTACTTCTTTGTTTTTACTACCGTCAGAAAACTTGCACGCCGCAGAAAAATAAGAACACAGGGTGAAAAAGCACTCGCTTCAGTGGTGGATTATAAAATTGCCAAAGATTCAGACAGGGTTCGATCTTATTTCCCGGTATTACAGTTCAGAACAAAAGACGATGCGGTTGTAACTGTGCAAAGCCAGAAATCTAGAACAGAAAAATATCCCGAAGGGCATATGGTTACATTGTACTACATGCGCAGCGATCCTTCCAAATTCTACATATCAGGCCTGGTTCCTTTCATTAAAATTGCGGGTATAATGCTCGGCGGTTGTGGTGTCATTGTTCTATCAATCGAAATTTTCAGAACCATAAGGCAGATTATCGCCAATTTCTAG
- a CDS encoding gamma-glutamyltransferase family protein, protein MKHLLIFLITCSIMLGANAQQTQKPPLHGKHWMAITGKPLAAEAGAMIFNKGGNAVDAACAMLAATCTMWDVLSWGGETQALIYNPTTKKVIAINALGVAPTGATTAFFKSKGMQFPPEYGPLSAITPGTPGGICYMLAEYGTLSLKEVLAPAMQLAEGYAIEAQTANAIERGKKMIKQWPYSKSVFLPHEGAEREAPEAGEIFVQKDLLATLQKMVDAEQEALRKNKSRKEAIYAAYDRFYKGDIAKEFVRGAQEQGGLITMDDLAKWKPVEEEPLHVNYKGIEVYKLQQWTQGPSMLQALNILENFDLKSMGYNSARYMNTLYQSMSLAFADRDFYYGDPYFPPEEPMKGLLSKAYAKQRAALVNDQMSRPDIGPGDPYPFEGKTNPYLGILKERGFNIAPPERATPGATPKHDATFNNIFNGTFAANTVDPAYTDRMWRGTTSVEAADKEGWVVSITPSGGWLPACIAGNTGIGMSQRLQSFVLDSTLDPFNVIAPGKRPRVTLTPSLALKDGKPFMAFAVQGGDTQDQNLLQCFLNVVEFGMTIQEAVEAANINSDQLWLSLGGEQVADRQPRAGSMLVNSNTPDYVQRALRKMGYKLYFDDRTSGPINAIYFDWKHGSFWGGSSNHGEDYGIGW, encoded by the coding sequence ATGAAACACCTGTTAATCTTTCTTATTACATGTAGTATAATGCTGGGTGCAAATGCACAGCAAACCCAAAAACCGCCGCTGCACGGTAAACACTGGATGGCTATTACAGGTAAACCACTGGCAGCAGAAGCCGGCGCCATGATCTTTAATAAAGGCGGTAATGCTGTAGATGCCGCATGCGCCATGCTGGCTGCTACCTGCACCATGTGGGATGTACTCAGCTGGGGCGGAGAAACACAGGCACTCATCTATAACCCCACAACAAAAAAAGTTATTGCCATCAATGCACTGGGTGTTGCACCAACAGGCGCCACAACGGCTTTTTTTAAAAGCAAAGGCATGCAGTTTCCTCCCGAGTATGGCCCGCTTTCGGCTATTACACCAGGTACACCGGGCGGCATTTGTTATATGCTTGCCGAATACGGAACATTGAGTTTGAAAGAAGTGCTTGCGCCGGCTATGCAACTTGCAGAAGGCTATGCAATAGAGGCGCAGACGGCCAATGCTATAGAGCGCGGCAAAAAGATGATCAAACAGTGGCCTTACAGCAAATCAGTATTTCTGCCACACGAAGGTGCAGAGAGAGAAGCACCCGAAGCAGGCGAGATCTTTGTGCAAAAAGACCTGCTGGCCACGCTGCAAAAAATGGTTGATGCGGAACAGGAGGCTCTCAGGAAAAACAAATCGAGGAAAGAAGCCATTTATGCTGCATACGACAGGTTTTACAAAGGAGACATTGCTAAAGAATTTGTGCGTGGTGCACAGGAGCAGGGCGGCTTAATAACGATGGATGATCTTGCAAAATGGAAACCTGTTGAAGAAGAACCTTTGCACGTAAACTATAAAGGTATTGAAGTGTATAAGCTGCAACAGTGGACACAGGGCCCGTCTATGCTGCAGGCACTCAACATTCTCGAAAACTTCGATCTTAAAAGCATGGGTTACAATTCTGCGCGTTATATGAACACGTTGTACCAAAGTATGAGCCTTGCTTTTGCAGACAGGGATTTCTATTACGGCGATCCTTATTTTCCACCGGAGGAACCAATGAAAGGCTTACTGAGTAAAGCATATGCCAAACAAAGGGCTGCACTGGTTAACGATCAAATGAGCCGGCCCGATATAGGCCCCGGTGATCCTTACCCGTTTGAAGGTAAAACGAACCCTTATCTTGGCATTTTGAAAGAAAGAGGTTTCAATATCGCTCCGCCCGAACGTGCAACCCCCGGCGCCACGCCAAAGCATGACGCTACTTTCAACAACATATTCAACGGCACATTCGCAGCCAATACTGTTGACCCGGCATATACAGACCGCATGTGGCGTGGTACCACTTCTGTGGAAGCCGCAGATAAAGAAGGTTGGGTTGTTTCTATTACACCGAGTGGCGGATGGCTGCCCGCCTGCATTGCAGGCAATACAGGCATTGGCATGAGCCAGCGTTTGCAAAGCTTTGTGCTCGATAGTACGCTCGATCCCTTCAATGTAATTGCACCAGGCAAAAGGCCAAGGGTTACACTCACGCCGTCCCTTGCGCTGAAAGATGGCAAACCTTTTATGGCTTTTGCAGTGCAGGGTGGCGACACACAGGATCAAAACCTGCTGCAATGCTTTTTGAATGTAGTGGAATTTGGTATGACCATTCAGGAAGCTGTAGAAGCTGCAAACATCAACTCAGATCAGTTGTGGCTTTCACTCGGCGGCGAGCAGGTGGCAGACAGGCAGCCAAGGGCGGGCAGCATGCTCGTTAACAGCAATACGCCCGACTATGTGCAAAGAGCACTGCGCAAAATGGGTTATAAATTATACTTCGACGATAGAACGAGCGGTCCAATCAACGCTATTTATTTTGACTGGAAGCACGGCAGTTTCTGGGGCGGCTCCAGCAACCACGGTGAAGATTACGGTATTGGCTGGTAA
- a CDS encoding ABC transporter permease has product MFRNYLQIALRTLVKNKTYSFINIAGLAVSLAASIMLMLWVWDELSYDTFNTKLNQIYKPSPTFDKDHKQIWSTTPAPLATFAKREIPGVEDVCRISDNGDMLLEYNGKKFTEQKTCYADPSLFSIFDFAMISGNRKIPFTDNRSMIITKAAAERFFGKETATGKVVKVNNKDNFTVTGVLDDMPSNSSIRYDIIMPFDILKEGYSENSYWKSLDGDWGNYNYDTYFLLKQGTNAAAFGKQLADLHRKNQDEEFVKDLFYVMQPMAQMHLYTAGGEDNGAQVVKIFFIVAIVILLIACINYVNLVTARSTRRTKEVSVRKVIGAGRMHLFWQFITESLVVFIIAMTLAVFLVYAVMPFYNGLSGKNLTFDFLDTRVLALTVVTMFVTVLFAGVYPALMLSSFSPAMALKGLIPGLGRNGTFRKTLVVIQFTCSVVLIISTLIIGQQLEYIRQKSLGYEKENIMSFNGRNFTAHYEAIKAELEKSPGIAAVTASSNDILNIQSATGDAVWDGKTADQQNFMINQMDVDRDFMKVMNMQLVAGTGFTGTPADSSHYILNEEAIKQMRIKDPIGKRFNFHGRDGIIVGVAKDFHFKNMRTAIEPCIFSYKNFWNWWRFYIKTNSNQAPQAIAAIQQVWKKYNADYDFEYRFLDESFDEMYKKDSRIAGLFNVFAAIAIIISCLGLFGLVTYTAETKVKEIGIRKTLGASVSNIIILLSKDFMVLVTVSLLISFPVAWYMMNKWLTNYQYRTSVEWWVFAVAGISALAIAFITVGSKAMRAAQNNPVKSLRSE; this is encoded by the coding sequence ATGTTTAGAAATTACCTGCAGATAGCTTTAAGAACACTTGTAAAAAACAAGACTTATTCTTTTATAAACATTGCCGGCCTTGCAGTTAGCCTTGCAGCAAGTATTATGCTCATGCTTTGGGTATGGGATGAACTGAGTTACGATACTTTCAATACAAAGCTTAACCAGATTTATAAGCCGTCTCCAACCTTTGACAAAGACCACAAACAAATATGGAGCACCACCCCGGCGCCGCTTGCTACGTTTGCCAAAAGAGAAATACCAGGGGTTGAAGATGTGTGCCGTATATCAGACAATGGCGACATGCTGCTGGAATACAATGGCAAAAAGTTTACCGAACAAAAAACCTGTTATGCAGATCCTTCTTTGTTTTCCATTTTTGATTTTGCGATGATAAGTGGCAACCGGAAAATACCGTTTACGGATAACCGCTCCATGATTATTACAAAAGCAGCCGCAGAGCGATTTTTTGGAAAAGAAACTGCCACAGGCAAAGTAGTAAAGGTGAATAACAAAGATAATTTTACCGTAACAGGCGTTCTGGACGATATGCCTTCCAACTCCAGCATACGATACGACATTATAATGCCTTTCGACATTTTGAAAGAAGGCTACTCTGAAAACAGCTACTGGAAAAGCCTCGACGGCGACTGGGGAAATTATAACTACGACACTTACTTTTTGCTGAAGCAGGGCACCAATGCCGCGGCCTTTGGCAAACAACTGGCAGACCTGCACCGTAAGAACCAGGATGAAGAATTTGTAAAAGATCTCTTTTATGTAATGCAGCCCATGGCGCAAATGCATTTATACACCGCAGGTGGTGAAGATAATGGTGCGCAGGTGGTGAAAATATTTTTTATCGTTGCCATCGTAATACTGCTGATAGCGTGTATCAATTACGTAAATCTTGTTACAGCACGGTCTACAAGAAGAACCAAAGAAGTAAGTGTAAGAAAAGTTATTGGTGCCGGTCGAATGCATTTATTCTGGCAGTTTATAACAGAATCGCTCGTGGTATTCATCATTGCCATGACGCTCGCTGTATTTTTGGTATATGCTGTAATGCCTTTTTACAACGGGTTGTCGGGCAAAAACCTCACGTTTGATTTTCTCGACACACGTGTGCTGGCACTTACTGTTGTTACCATGTTTGTAACAGTCTTGTTTGCGGGTGTTTATCCTGCCTTAATGTTATCATCTTTTAGCCCGGCAATGGCATTGAAAGGTTTAATACCCGGCCTTGGCCGCAATGGTACATTTAGAAAAACCCTTGTAGTTATACAATTTACCTGCTCTGTAGTACTGATCATTTCTACGCTCATCATTGGTCAGCAACTGGAATATATACGCCAGAAAAGCCTGGGTTATGAAAAAGAAAACATCATGTCTTTCAACGGCAGAAATTTTACCGCGCATTACGAAGCAATTAAAGCCGAGCTGGAAAAATCTCCGGGTATAGCGGCAGTTACTGCAAGCTCCAACGATATACTCAACATTCAGAGTGCCACAGGCGATGCTGTGTGGGATGGCAAAACGGCCGACCAGCAAAACTTTATGATCAACCAGATGGATGTTGACCGAGACTTTATGAAAGTGATGAACATGCAACTGGTGGCGGGTACCGGTTTTACCGGCACACCGGCAGACAGCAGCCATTATATACTAAACGAAGAAGCCATTAAACAAATGCGCATCAAAGACCCGATTGGCAAGCGTTTCAATTTTCATGGCCGCGATGGCATAATAGTGGGCGTGGCAAAAGACTTCCATTTTAAAAACATGCGCACCGCTATTGAGCCCTGCATATTCTCTTATAAAAATTTCTGGAACTGGTGGCGCTTTTACATTAAAACAAACAGCAACCAGGCGCCACAGGCCATTGCTGCTATACAACAGGTTTGGAAAAAATACAACGCAGATTACGACTTCGAATACCGGTTTCTCGATGAAAGCTTTGATGAAATGTACAAAAAAGATTCCCGCATTGCCGGGTTATTCAATGTGTTTGCAGCCATCGCCATCATCATCAGTTGCCTGGGTTTGTTTGGGCTCGTTACTTACACAGCAGAAACAAAAGTGAAAGAAATTGGTATACGCAAAACGCTTGGTGCAAGTGTAAGCAACATCATCATACTGCTTTCAAAAGATTTCATGGTACTCGTAACCGTTTCGTTGCTTATCTCCTTCCCTGTTGCATGGTATATGATGAACAAATGGCTCACCAATTACCAATACCGCACAAGCGTGGAGTGGTGGGTATTTGCAGTTGCGGGCATCAGTGCATTGGCAATTGCCTTTATAACCGTGGGCAGTAAGGCCATGCGTGCGGCACAAAATAACCCGGTAAAAAGCCTGCGGTCTGAATAG
- a CDS encoding ROK family protein → MKILTIDIGGSNIKITLLNEEGESLSEYKKLPTPQPSTPENVIATIKTLAGGIDGFDRISAGFPGYVKKGVIKTAPNLGTEYWKDHDLQKALSETFKCPAKVVNDADLQGLGLVSGTGLEMVITLGTGFGTALLDDGHLLPHLELAHHPIKTNKVYDDYIGEKAYEKKGKAHWNERIRKVLGILKTVFNYDRLYISGGNARNIDFKLDDNIIIVSNKDGIKGGARLWKTT, encoded by the coding sequence ATGAAGATTTTAACCATAGACATCGGCGGTTCGAATATTAAGATCACTTTGTTGAACGAAGAAGGCGAATCGCTTTCTGAGTATAAAAAGCTACCAACTCCGCAACCATCTACACCGGAGAATGTAATTGCAACCATTAAAACACTCGCTGGCGGCATTGATGGTTTTGACAGGATTTCTGCGGGTTTCCCCGGCTATGTAAAAAAAGGTGTTATTAAAACAGCGCCCAATCTAGGCACTGAATACTGGAAAGACCATGACCTGCAGAAAGCTTTATCAGAAACATTTAAATGCCCTGCAAAAGTGGTAAATGATGCAGACCTGCAAGGCCTGGGGCTTGTTAGCGGCACCGGCCTGGAAATGGTAATAACACTGGGTACCGGCTTCGGTACTGCATTGCTTGATGATGGTCACCTGTTGCCTCACCTGGAACTGGCACACCATCCCATAAAGACCAATAAGGTGTACGACGACTATATTGGCGAAAAGGCATACGAGAAGAAAGGTAAAGCGCACTGGAACGAACGCATCAGGAAAGTGCTTGGCATTTTAAAAACGGTATTCAATTATGACCGGTTGTATATAAGTGGTGGTAACGCCAGAAACATCGATTTTAAGCTTGACGATAACATAATTATTGTAAGTAATAAGGATGGTATAAAAGGCGGTGCACGCCTTTGGAAAACAACGTAA
- a CDS encoding DUF6159 family protein, with amino-acid sequence MSLFSRLSNGWKISMKSFQVLKTNKQLLFFPLLSGASMIILTASFAFAAFFAKTWIRDLMDAEGARKLLAYAGIFGFYLLNYFIVVFFNVALMRCVRMVFNGEEVDMKDGINYSFSRIGTILGWSVIAATVGTILKIIQEETGIVGKIITGIIGLIWNVTTFFVVPVLAYENTGPIEAIGRSAGIIKAKWGESLAGNFSLGLVQFLALLLIAVPLFFVGSVVNTFTGIALAVFAGILIIAIISAAQAIFISAVYQQAQGVEVAILNDEMVDDLFVRK; translated from the coding sequence ATGAGTTTGTTCTCCCGCTTATCAAATGGATGGAAAATCTCCATGAAAAGTTTCCAGGTTTTAAAAACCAATAAACAATTGCTTTTCTTCCCGCTGCTTTCCGGCGCATCAATGATCATCCTTACTGCATCGTTTGCATTTGCTGCATTTTTCGCAAAAACCTGGATCAGGGATTTGATGGATGCAGAAGGCGCCCGGAAATTGTTGGCATATGCCGGTATATTTGGCTTTTACCTGCTTAACTATTTTATAGTGGTCTTTTTCAATGTGGCGCTCATGCGTTGTGTACGCATGGTATTCAATGGCGAAGAAGTTGACATGAAAGATGGTATCAATTACAGCTTTAGCAGGATTGGTACAATTCTCGGCTGGTCAGTTATTGCAGCAACAGTAGGTACTATTTTAAAAATTATACAGGAAGAAACCGGTATTGTCGGTAAAATCATAACCGGTATTATTGGTTTAATATGGAACGTTACTACTTTCTTCGTAGTGCCTGTATTGGCTTATGAAAATACAGGACCAATAGAAGCGATTGGTCGTTCTGCCGGCATTATAAAAGCGAAATGGGGAGAAAGCCTTGCTGGAAATTTTAGCCTTGGCCTGGTACAGTTCCTGGCATTGCTGCTTATAGCGGTACCATTGTTTTTTGTTGGTTCGGTTGTCAATACTTTTACCGGCATTGCATTGGCCGTATTTGCAGGTATATTGATTATTGCTATTATCAGTGCGGCACAGGCTATTTTTATCAGCGCTGTGTACCAGCAGGCACAAGGTGTGGAAGTTGCAATCTTGAATGATGAAATGGTGGATGACCTGTTTGTAAGAAAATAA
- a CDS encoding DUF4342 domain-containing protein, with translation MAKSFKESFSINGEQLVNKVKELIEEGNVRKISIHNKEGKELMSFPLTVGVVGAVIAPVLAAVGGLAALLGECTISVERDEAP, from the coding sequence ATGGCTAAGTCATTTAAAGAGAGTTTTTCTATCAATGGGGAGCAACTGGTAAATAAAGTAAAAGAACTCATTGAGGAAGGTAACGTTCGCAAAATTTCTATTCACAATAAAGAAGGCAAAGAGTTAATGTCTTTTCCGTTAACCGTTGGCGTAGTGGGTGCGGTAATTGCACCGGTGCTTGCGGCTGTTGGTGGCCTTGCAGCATTGCTTGGCGAGTGCACCATTTCTGTAGAAAGGGATGAAGCTCCATAA
- a CDS encoding aminopeptidase — protein sequence MQPDEKILQKYAQVMVRYAINNGAGINKGDTVYLVGQECSKNLYMAIAKEIYTAGGNIINGYMPDNIKENSLSRFLLQNGSDEQVAFFAKPYWQGLVDAIDHIVFIIAEPDIHVFEGLPSARISMMNSARAPYMAMREKKEQEGKLSWTLCLYGTPSMAAEAGLSTEAYWEQIIEACYLREDDPVAKWKKVQQEIETIKHKLDALPLQKLHVKGQDVDLHIQIGKNRKWLSGGGKNIPSFEIFTSPDWRGTNGHIYFNQPLYYSGKRIAGVKLVFENGLVTFADAAENADALKEMIAQENADKVGEFSLTDKRHSRITKFMATTLFDENMGGEFGNTHIALGNAYKDTYTGDMSTVTTEQWAEMGYNSCPKVHTDIISTSNRTVTATLEDGTEKIIYADGMFLLD from the coding sequence ATGCAGCCTGACGAAAAGATTCTACAGAAATATGCCCAGGTTATGGTGCGTTATGCAATAAATAATGGCGCTGGTATAAACAAGGGCGATACCGTTTACCTCGTGGGGCAGGAATGCAGCAAAAATTTATACATGGCAATTGCCAAAGAAATTTATACTGCCGGCGGCAATATCATAAACGGCTATATGCCCGATAACATAAAAGAGAACAGCCTGTCTCGTTTTTTACTGCAAAATGGTAGCGATGAACAAGTGGCGTTTTTTGCAAAGCCTTACTGGCAGGGGCTTGTAGATGCTATTGACCATATTGTTTTTATTATCGCAGAACCAGACATACACGTATTTGAAGGGTTGCCCTCTGCCCGCATAAGCATGATGAACAGTGCAAGAGCACCTTACATGGCCATGCGTGAAAAGAAAGAACAGGAAGGAAAATTATCGTGGACGCTGTGCCTGTATGGTACGCCTTCTATGGCTGCCGAAGCCGGGCTTTCTACAGAAGCATACTGGGAACAAATTATCGAAGCCTGTTATTTGCGGGAAGATGATCCCGTGGCAAAATGGAAAAAAGTACAACAGGAGATAGAGACCATTAAACACAAGCTCGATGCGCTGCCATTGCAAAAACTGCATGTAAAAGGCCAGGATGTTGACCTGCACATACAGATCGGCAAAAACCGCAAGTGGCTGAGTGGCGGCGGCAAAAACATTCCCAGCTTCGAAATTTTTACTTCGCCGGACTGGCGCGGCACCAACGGGCATATTTATTTTAACCAGCCTTTGTATTACTCCGGTAAACGCATTGCCGGTGTAAAACTGGTCTTTGAAAACGGCCTTGTTACTTTTGCAGATGCCGCCGAAAATGCCGATGCTTTAAAGGAAATGATTGCGCAGGAAAATGCAGATAAAGTTGGTGAGTTTTCACTGACAGACAAACGTCATTCGCGCATCACGAAGTTTATGGCCACCACGTTGTTTGACGAAAACATGGGCGGCGAATTTGGCAACACACATATTGCGCTGGGCAATGCCTACAAAGACACTTATACCGGCGATATGAGTACTGTAACAACAGAACAGTGGGCCGAAATGGGTTACAACAGTTGCCCCAAAGTGCATACAGATATCATCAGCACCAGCAACCGCACAGTCACGGCTACGTTAGAAGACGGAACAGAAAAAATAATTTATGCCGATGGTATGTTTTTGCTGGATTAA